The genomic stretch GGCTTGAAGTCAGGCGATACGGTGGCCTTGTGTGCATACAACGACCCGACATTCGTATATGCGTGGCTAGGTTTGGCAAAGCTAGGAATCAAGTGTGCGTTCATCAACTATAATTTACGAAGCGACTCATTGATTCACTGTGTCAACATCGTTAGGGCCAAAGTCCTCCTTGTTGGCAAAGGTAAGAACAATCTGTGACCTTCGTTGACGATGAAATTCGTTCCATtttctctaaaaaaaaataccggTATTTGCTTTTCCAATGCAAACGTTTCCAAcccatatttcaactctattacTTGGTAATAACTCGTAAACTATGTTTTTAGAGATTGATTCCTTAGTCATGTTTATCTTACAGGTGAAGATCTTGTAGAAGCAGCAAGTGATGTTATGAGTGAATTGAGCAGTCGACAAATCAGAGTCTGGAGTGTTGGTAATGTATCTACTCCTGAAGGTATATTTGCAATTGATGATGAACTAAACTCGTTACCTGCCGATCGACCATCTCGTGCTTTAAGAAGTTCACTCAAGCCTACTGATACGgctgtatacatatacacatctGGAACAACAggtaatatacatatttttgtttgttaaacTGGGGAATCATGGCTCAGTTCAGATATTATCTCAGTCGAGTAATGTAGTCACTGTGTTCGTggtgttttaaaaataaaatcaatgatTTGTTGAACTTAGAAAGAAACCCATTTCGTTTGCCAACGAGTATCCCTCCCGTACACTGTAATAGCTGTCGTACGGCAGCAATACACACCGCCTaggtaaatcatgattgcaGTACTAGTCACATCGAATGAGTTCCTTATTCACTGTATATACGAAGTTGCCTCTGTATTGCCTACTATTAGAACAGAAATGCCAACAGCTATATGTGAGATCAAATTCGAAGCtgtaaagaaaaatacaataaaaatttaataattttcagtgatgCTGCACAAGATAATTAAAAAAGAACTTTCAGATATTGTTAGGCATAACCTTTATTAAGGAGGTTCTCTTAAACCTCGTTGCCTTTATTAAGGCGGTTCTCTTAAACCTCATTGTCATAATTAAACAACTATAAGGGTTCGACGTTGAGGCATGACGTTTGAATTCCGGGTCCCCAAAAGTTGTTTaagcatatgtacatgtattagtgagaCTAGTGCCGCCATGGTTGAAGTAACTACCTCTAAGTTTGTTTGTGGTATTTTTCATAGGGCTTCCTAAGGCTTCTCGCAGTATTTTTGCACAAGGAGTGGGCGCCGGACACTGTCTGCAATTCATTCAAAGCGATGACGTCGTTTACCTGACTACGCCTCTTTATCATGCGGTTGGTTTTCTTCTCGGGCTTGGTAACGTCATCCGTGCAGGTAATATCACAAAGCTTTACGCTTGAGCTAATCTAGAAACCATCTTATTCTTAATACTGAGTAACAATATTTTGCACACCTATCAGAAATTGTGTCATCTATCACTTTTTGAAATAACGCTTCGTGACTTCAAAAAACACTGACGAAGCCATGTTGGATACCTAGTACCTGGCCAACGTTTTGGTTAGCTTGGttcaaaatgaagttaaatGTATGAACATATAGAGACTGAACGTTTGCACAGGTGAACTTTTATCATACTATAAAATTCATATTCTTGttgtaacaaaacatttaatCGAATTACTGTGTGATGTTCGACAAACCATTGTAAGCTTTCGTTATGGCCTTCACCTTACTTGCAGGTGCTACTTGTGTGATGTCACGGAAATTCTCGGTACGGCGTTTCTGGGAAGACTGTTGTACATTTGACGTAACTGTGATGTTTTACGTCGGAGAACTTTGCCGTTACCTACTAGCTGCACCTGAGGTAAGAAGTGATTGCCGACCTATCGGTCACAGAGATCATTACAACAAACTACGTGATCAGTCAATAGGCTATGTATTGTAAACGTGTATAATTTCATGCAGTACAATAATCTAGCTATTACCGTCGGTGGTACTTCCTTGCTATTACTTTTACATTATATGAAGAGGTTAATTGAAAAGAAAAGCCTGCAGTCCGAACCCAACACATTCTCACGGGCCGAAGCAAATTGTAGAATTGTTCCGCTCTCACTGAGTAAGTTTGTAAGcttattgtatgttttaatgtAGCCGACCTAGCCAGAGTGAAACATTGTTTGTGTGACGTCACACCAGCGGGACACTTGTTGTAGTTCAGAAGTTATCTGTTTGGTTTGAGTCTGACGATCTATTTCAGATTCAACCCCAATGGATAACATCTAGACTTCACTTGTTGTGGTCAGTGAACAAGCAGTCTAGCCATGCGATATACAGCATAACGAGACAAATGGTACAAGGATTATTTCACTTACAGAAACCAGAAGACAAAATGCACCGAGTACGAGTTGCTGTTGGTAACGGATTACAACCAGATATATGGACCAAGTTCCGTACACGTTTTCGACTAGAGAAGATAGTAGAGTTTTATGCTGCTTCTGATCTACCATTTTTGTCGATAAATTATGACAACACGGTGGCAGCTGTTGGAAAATTCTCACCTTTTCTAAAGGTAAAGCAGCAGCCACAAGAACCTGGGGTATTTGCAATAGTCCTACTCGTGTATGTGAGGAAGGAACAACGATTGTTGTACACAGGTACAATCGTGACTAGTTTAGATTAGAATAGTTTGCTGTTTAATAATTAGGACAGTGCCCTTGGCTATGTTATCTTATATTCCTGTAACCAGTCCGTTGATAAGTAGTGCGCCCTCATTAGTTACATGagactattacaatgtactattCGTTGTGTGAATTTAGGGAAGGCAGTGGGACTCTGGTTATTGTAACGTTTCCAGTGTACTATGCTGTCATACAATGAAGAAATTTATTTTTGCACTTtaataaatcatatatatatttaaatagaGCGGAAATATATGCGTAAAggacattttcatgaaaatatgaaaataaaagtacatgtatctaacTGAAACCCATGTTGATTCATAGTAACGTCCAAAATGGAAGTCGCGATCGCTTCTTTGAGTTCACCATAAGGAGGCTGTCTTTTAAAGAGGATCGAAACATCGGAAAGTTTTTAGCGGATAAACTGTATCCAAACTTTTTCCCCAAATATATTTCTTATCTAATCGTAAAAATTACCGACTTCTGAATTTGCAGAAATTGCGGGGATTCGAGCTGGTACAATGTGATTATACTACTGCTAAAGCTGTCCGTGACAAGAACGGTAGATGTGTGCGAGTTAAATTCGGTGAGTTTCATTTTGTCTTGTTTAgtgtttttctgtgtttttcgTCACCTAGAGAGTGGTGACGTTACATTGCAGTGAAAATAGGGATATGTTGTTTCGTCACTAGTGGTCGAATGGCAGCACTGGCAGTACACAACGAACAAGACGAAGTGTTTAAAAAACGAACAAACCATTCAGAGGATATAGCGACAATTGCTGATTAACGTGCGCCGGTGAATCTATATTAGTCCCATTGACGAGCAGAACAAAAATCCACAAAATGAGATAAAGAAATCGCAATGAATAATTCCACTCAAATTTCGTAGGTTTATTAATGGGATTTGTATTCGTACAGGTGAGCCAGGATTGCTGATAGTTCGGAGCACAGACACCATCAAATTCCATGGTTACGAAGGAAACGAACAACAAACAGAGAAGAAGCATCTCCGCAATGTTTTCGAAGATGGTGACGTTTATGTCAATTCTGGAGATTTAATGAAGTTAGACATCAACTACTATTTGTACTTCGTAGACAGGCTCGGAGATACATTTAGGTATGGTTTTTTTCCACCACCAACGATTTCAACGTATGCACAAATAGATAGAACATACCACAAAGCATTAAGCACTGTCTTGTGgaatgtttttgttcttctctggactatgggtctgtaataaagtttaaccccccccccagctAATCTATTGTTCTTGCAAAGAGGTCATGTAGTTTTATGATGAGTATAAAGAGGGGTGACATCTTATTAGGTGATGAACGATTAGTTTGACTACCATCCCTTCAGCCTTGGAAAAAGTGTAATACATCCACTCTTGTCCACACAATAGTTTGTCTCTCTTATAAACTTACATTATCATTGACCAACTTATATACACGTAGAGAATGAGACTCACAGACTGAGATATATAATCACGATGAACAAAGTCAGTTCCACCTAAGTTTCACACATATTTTATCTTGGATAAactttgaatattaatttcatacattGATAGACCGTCATTGTGAGACtcaagaaataaaatgataaattattcaGCTGTTGAATATTGAAGTTTCTATTGTACTTGCATGTTGCTAGACCACCATTGCATATCTTAGAAGAGCATGAAAGTAAATTGGCTGAAATTATGTGAATTTTGCCGTATGTATagagttttactatgaatggttGTTTTCTAATAATGTAGATGGAAAGGTGAGAACGTTGCAACTACAGAGGTGGCCCAAGTACTAACATCTTATCCTGACATTCAAGAAGCTATTGTATATGGAGTTATGGTCCCAGGTGAGAACTTTTCTGTTGTAATTTAGTACAAAAGAAGTTTAAATTtccattctcacaagccaggGCATACTTTTCCTCTAGATGCAATGACAAATACTATACCCTTGTCTTGGAAAGTGTCGTAAAGAGGTCAGTCTCTACGTCTACAAGGATGTGTGATTTCCGACTAGTTTCGTACCTCAGTAGGCATTTTGAAAGATAATGTGGATTCAAAGTTACTGTGTAAACGGGGTTACCTTGGTGTTTCCCCGATGGGACATAGCATTTGTTGAAACACCCAATCAGACCCTTCAACTGCAAAGTAAACAATTCTATAGGTTCCACGCACAGTTGGGATGTAGATAGGCACAGCTAAGTGATTATATCAGGTGGAAAGTAAAAAGTTGAAACCAGTAGcctaaaatcatcaagtccacgTATAATCGTTTCAGCAATAGACTGTTCTACTGCATTGGTAAAGAATAGCAATGGATATCACTTATCAATGTGACGAGGTAAAGGATCCtgtagtctctgtgttattattAGTTTGGATTTGATATGTGCTTATCTTTATGCAAAATAGATCgcgtcccatgagtgaaacgccAAGGTAACCTCGTTCTGCACTGTGTGAAAAGCCATCAGAACTTTACGATATTCCCATAAAAGACTTGTCTATGGCATATTTTTAGTGAGCTTTGCTATATTGGAGTCTGATGAGGGCATTCATATTATGTAAACACAAATTGGATGATGGAGATTTAATctaattatttaaatttaataCATTCAATTCTAAACTTTTTTCATAACCTTTCTGTAGAATAGTACAGTCTATTCTGCTTATTTTGACCGACTACATAGCAGACGTTATGACTGACACGATGTTTCTCCAGTCGTTGGTGGCGCGCTACTCGCTCTCCGCTTAGGTAAGTTAATGTGCGAAGCGCCGCCAACGATTGCATTTTACAATCTAGATCATTTGTAATTGTAGACATCACTTTACTCGGACAACTTCACCTTGATGAGGTGTTTCATTTGCCACGTCTTGGATATCATCtaagtttacaaatttcttaTTCTCTTTTATTTTATAGGCCATAATGGCCGTGCTGGGATGGCTGCAGTGGTTCTCAAAGACACCGACAACTTTAACTTTGACAAGTTTTATTCGTTCACATATTCCAAACTACCACCCTACGCCTGTCCTAAGTTCATTCGGATACGACAGACCCTTGACACAACGGGTACGTTCAAATACACCAAGACAGACCTCATGAAAGAGGGATTTGACCCGACTACTGttcaaaatgtatatgttgttGATGGTGACAAAAAGAGTTACATTCGTCTGGATAAAGACAAGTACAAAGATGTCGTGGTTGGTGCAGCTCGTTTGTGAGACTTGTTCAATTCGCCGATATATATTGTTTGAGTAATGCAAAgacattgatatttttaaaaggaTAACCAGATGACGAAAGGGAGAAATAAAAACGTTTATGCAAACAATTATCAACAATGTAAAACTGATAAAGATTGCTGTTGAAGTTGGACTGATCAAACATGCTAGTAATATAGCTAGCATGGTAATTCAACCTCATCGTAAATACACTGACTATTATGCCTATGTTATTTGGGGTAATATATATCGTGTATCGgactacctatgtcatcgttCAAAATAATGTGACAACCCAATAAAACAAAGTTACACATAAAGTCagatcatttacatacaaagtaacATGAATTGGTTCATAATTATGTTCAATgcacaaaatgacaaaatgccTATTTAGTCtatttaataaaatatgcaaattcgaTTTACAATTGACATCATTATTGTCTCCTGTGAATTGTGAAACggtgactacatgtacaattctTGTTAGCTGAAAGAGAGCGTcagctgagagagagagagagagagagagagagagagagagagagagagagagagagagagagagagagagagagagagagagagagagagagagagagagagagagagagagagagagagaggagggagggagggagggagggagggaggagggagggagggggagatggagagagagagagagagagagagagagagagagagagagagagagagagagagagagagagagagagagagagagagagagagagagagagagagagaaacggGTAAACAAATTACTCCTAGTTATCAAGTTTAATCAATGAACAAGCACTCAAACGGTGTGCCGCAAATGCTTTGAATACTAGTTTTTAAACTTTGTGTCGTCCTGAGACTAAAGTGCCTTTTAAATGAATAATTCACTACAAGAGCACTTTATACGTCTTTAGGCCTGTTGCAGGGGCCGGTCACTGtctaaaataatattaataaacaacGTGATTTTCATTAAATCATACTCAGGGGTTTGTATGAGGGCGCGCTTCACTATTAGAGAGGACTGGGTAGTCGAAAGCGAGGGGGAAGTCAGAGGTCAGTAAGTTTGTTTGAGGTGCCTGCGTTTATATCTCGAAGATTAGTTGCAGCTGTTTTGATTCTCCCGAGATCAGAATTTCGATGAAATCATGCcgttgttgtgtttttgttgtgaAGAATCGGAACCAACTGTTGAATGTGGAGGGTGTTCTGCAGGAGAAGGTAATTTGACACCAACAATGCAGTAACGTTGATCAAAAGTGCGACGCGAGGCCAGGCGAGGGCCAAACACGTGGATGTAAATGGATCATCACACTCCGCCACTCTCCAACTGGCAAAATGTTAATTTATACGCCCATTATAATCAGTTGATAGAGCTCCACCACAGGCCTTGCTTCCTTAAAGGCCTCACAGCTTCGGAAATACAGGGAAATCACAGAGTCTTCATAGATAAAATCAAGCAAACCAAAGAAATACAGATTTTAATTACTGCAGGTCCATGTGTACTAATATCCATGGGTGTACACAGAGTAAGTCGGTGCTCGAATCTGACGATGTTCCTGTTCTCCTTGTGTTTGGGGACATTGTGGGAATCGCGTCCCGTACAAAGTTTGCTAGCAGGATTAGTTCGAGTACTATTTATGTTACAAATATCTAAGAAGTAGCTTGTAGGTTTGGCCATAATCCTCCATCACTGATAGACACGGACTGTGGTCAGACTATTTCATATTTAACTTGTATGTTCATGaatagcctggaatccacacGAATGgagttttgaaatttgaaattgaattcgTAATGGGGACATAACGAATTCGAAACCCACTCTCATGGATTCATGACTAGTTCATGAAGAACATCAAATGTGTTGCCTAAAATAAACTTTTTTCCACTTTTATTAATTTTCTTGTACAATTGATAAATACGTCAACTGGACCCTCCATAGAATCATATTTGCAAACCAATCCAATTAATCACTAAAAATAATTAACTCAAACCCTGACTTAGCCTCCTGGCTTACtctacctgtagactcaaaTGACTAGCACGCCCAGGCTATTTTctaactgacattttaattttgaatttcaccGTTTTCACTGTCCTTTTCTCATCTATGATCATAGCTGTGTTCCAGTCAACTGGTCTAGAAGCCATGCCCcaccacacacataacaacataGGTAATGATCAGAGTGGGGTTGAAGGGTcacatttccatgacaacacttAATTGtggattcatcatgtgacctggTGGCATGATTTTAAATAAGtctttttatgtattcaaccaatcacGCTTTATACAGGAATCATAATGCCATTCGAGACCAACTCGAAATAGGAGTGAGAGTAGACAAGAAGacagtgaaaatgaaaaaaaatcaaaatgttagtTAGGATAATGGAATAGAGTAGTAGCAATAGtccttgaagtctacaggtaggctaaccCCAACTTTGCCAGTCTATTGATTTGTTGGTTGAGGCATGGAATTACCACCTACTTCCATGGTTGAGGCATGGAATTACCACCTACTTCCATGGTTGAGGCATGGAATTACCACCCACTTCCATGGTTGAGGCATGGAATTACCACCCACTTCCATGGTTGAGGCATGGAATTACCACCTACTTCCATGGTTGAGGCATGGAATTACCACCCACTTCCATGGTTGAGGCATGGAATTACCACCCATTTCCATAGTTGAGGCATGGAATTACCACCCACTTCCATGGTTGAGGCATGGAATTACCACCCACTTCCATGGTTGAGGCATGGAATTACCACCCACTTCCATGGTTGAGGCATGGAATTACCACCTACTTCCATGGTTGAGGCATGGAATTACCACCCACT from Glandiceps talaboti chromosome 12, keGlaTala1.1, whole genome shotgun sequence encodes the following:
- the LOC144443109 gene encoding long-chain fatty acid transport protein 6-like; translation: MSASKSQAALIATAAIASGAHLLYPYWTHDLQVMKKTGEIGKSIGKCLAVNKFIFDLFEEVVDRHPYKPFIIYDSKLFSYEDIDIMVNKMSHFAQKQGLKSGDTVALCAYNDPTFVYAWLGLAKLGIKCAFINYNLRSDSLIHCVNIVRAKVLLVGKGEDLVEAASDVMSELSSRQIRVWSVGNVSTPEGIFAIDDELNSLPADRPSRALRSSLKPTDTAVYIYTSGTTGLPKASRSIFAQGVGAGHCLQFIQSDDVVYLTTPLYHAVGFLLGLGNVIRAGATCVMSRKFSVRRFWEDCCTFDVTVMFYVGELCRYLLAAPEKPEDKMHRVRVAVGNGLQPDIWTKFRTRFRLEKIVEFYAASDLPFLSINYDNTVAAVGKFSPFLKKLRGFELVQCDYTTAKAVRDKNGRCVRVKFGEPGLLIVRSTDTIKFHGYEGNEQQTEKKHLRNVFEDGDVYVNSGDLMKLDINYYLYFVDRLGDTFRWKGENVATTEVAQVLTSYPDIQEAIVYGVMVPGHNGRAGMAAVVLKDTDNFNFDKFYSFTYSKLPPYACPKFIRIRQTLDTTGTFKYTKTDLMKEGFDPTTVQNVYVVDGDKKSYIRLDKDKYKDVVVGAARL